In the genome of Theropithecus gelada isolate Dixy chromosome 19, Tgel_1.0, whole genome shotgun sequence, the window GGGTCCAGCACTTCCTGCTCCTGTGCCCACTCCCGACAATTAATTTCATGcattcccccctccccccttcctgTGCCCCAGGGAACGAGTGGAGCACGGGGAACGCGCCAAGGGGCCCGCGAGgcggggaaggggagagggggcGCGAGGGCGGGAGGGGCGCGAGGGGGAGGCGAGGGGATGCCTGGGGTAGGGAGTCCAGCTAAGAGGGAGGAGGACGGAAAGGCAGGAGGGGCCGTGTTCGTGCAGCTGGTTCACGGTTACCACAGCCTCCAATGGAGTCAGATTCAGTCAAGAAGACGCCAAGGACACTACGAGAAAGTGGCCAGAGGAACGGCCAAGCTCGCGCTGCTTTTCTTGCCCTGTCTCACAAGGACCAATGAACTTCAAGCATCGCCTCTGTCCGCCCAGGCAGACGACCAATGCGGTTTGAGATCCTGAACTGATGTCCCGCCCCTTCCCTTCTGCCGGCTTCTTGGCGCGCAAGACTATCAGTCCTGCCAATAGCGCTTCGAGTTGAGTCTCGCAccacccctgcccctccctccgCGCGTCATGCCTGGCCAGACTGTCTTTCCTCTTTCAAGGCAGGTGGCCAATGGGGCGTCGAGTACCCCCTCTTGGACCGAGGCTGGCCCCGCCCCCCAGGAACGGCCCGCCTGGCCCCGCCCCCGGGGCGTTGACTAAGCCCGGTGTGCCCACGGGTAGCCTCGCTTCTGGCCTTCTCTTGCCTTCTACCTCAACTTCGCGAGTGGCTTGTTTTTGCTGCGTGGACGCCCGcgttttctattatttctcttcCGGTGCCCCACAACTCCTGAGCTACCGTTCTTTTATGCGTTCTCTCCCAGCCCTGTGATTTCCCTGCTTGCTTAGCGGGCCCTCCTTCCTCAGATTGCACCCCTTTCCTTGTGTCTCCCAAGCTGCCTTTGTGTCGGTTGTGATTTTCCTAATCTCTGATTTTCCCTTTCTCTCGGACCTATTTTCTGCCGTGCTTCATTCCCTGATAGCCTGGccccttccctgcttccttcGCTAGGGACGCCTCTAGTTTTTCTGAATTTCCGGCTAGCTCCACCCTCCGCGTTCATCTTCCTCAATAGTTCACCCCTCTGGGGGCTCCTCTGTGTAATCATCGCCTTCTCTGGGTATCTCTGTGAGCTCCTCCTCACGCCATCCCGCCATCTTCTCTGCCTTGGCCCCTTTTCTCTGTGCAGCCCGCTGTGTCCCTTTTTCCCCGCTCTGAGATCGACTCCTCTTCTCCCTGAGAACCCCGCCTTTGTGCCCCACTCCTCATTTTCCTACGCCTCCCTCTCTCTGCTGGTCCTCTGTCTCCCTGCAAGGTTCCATTCCATcaatttgtttgtcttttgtagGGGTGGCATCCCCTCTTGACTACTgctccatccttttttttttttttttgcttgagaaTTTCATTTCAGTCTTTTCTGGTTGCGTCTCCACTTGTACTCAGCTCGTTGAGTCCAGTTGTTCTGCATCTCAGGCTGGCGTGTGCCATCTTCTCTGATTGGCCTAGTCCCCGCCGCCGTGAGAGCCTTTGTCAGCCTTCGTTTCTCTTACCTGTGTCCCAGCTTTTCTGTGGGTCTTAGCACCTTTCTTGGCCACAGATTTCTGGGTTACAGAGCATGTGTGTCTGAGGCATTGCAGACAGAAAAGGGTGGCCGACGTGACCTCTAGCTGGACTGCTGGGCAGGGGAGCTGTCCTAGATAAAATTGGAAAGGTTGGGTGGCGCTGATCTGGGGTGGGGTGGCGTCGGGGGAGGCTTAAAGGCCAGCTAAAGAGGATGAACTTGATCCTTTAGGTAgtggagagagagtgagaggaagtgggtgtgggagggagggatggtGGTGGAGGAACAGGGTAACTAACAATTATAAAGAGCTTAGCATTTGCCTAACACTTATGataataattttattgatcttcaCAATGACCCTATGAGATGTATTATActccattttacaaacaaggtAGTAGGCTCTGAGTTCAACAAATTGGACAGCTAGTAAGGGAAGGGGTAAAAGATTCCAACCTGGGTCTCCGAGGCCAAGGTGTATGATCGTTGTACCCCTCCTACGCTGTTATTTTCCACCAATTCCCCACTTTCATTCCCTAACCTTCTTATAGGCAGTTCTCATTCTGAAGTGGTTAATAATATGTATCTTTTGGTTTATGTGTGTGTTCTCCCAGGATGcgtgtagtgtttttttttttttgttttttttttttgtttttttttaaaagagatggggttttcccatattggccagtctggccccaaactcctggcctgaagtgaactgcctgcctcagcctcccaaagtgctgggatcacaggcatgaaccaccacacccaacctgtgtttgagtttttaatttatgCAAGTGATACTGTGTTATctactatttaaaataatcaacattctgcttttacaatctatccatgtATACACTCTGTCATTCTGTCATCATgcgtacatttttttttttttttttaagatggagtttcactcttactgcccaggctggggtgcgatggtgtgatctcggctcactgcaccctccacctccctggttcaagtgattctcctgctgccacagcctcttgagtagctgggattacagggtccaaccaccacactcgactaatttttgtatttttagtagagttggggttttgccatgttgaccaggctggtcttgaactcctgacctcaagtgatcggcccgcctcagcctcccaaagtgctgggattacaggcgtgagccactgcatcctgccTTACATCCTGTGTACGTCTAATCAACTGCTTCCAACTCCTGTGTGATATTCCATAGTGTACATCCCCAGCATGTTTTGCATTCACTTGGTCTCAGAGAGGGAAGCTCCCATTGTCTCAACCTACCATCACCACAATAATGCTGCATTCACTGGGCACGggagctcatgcctataatcccagcactttgggaggcctaggtgggtggattgcttgagcccaggagtttgataacagctggggcaacatggaaaaaccccatctctacaaagctAGGTGtgttggcgcacacctgtggtcccagctatttgggtggctgatgtgagaggattgcttgagcctggcaggtgggggctgcagtgagcacaACTGCcctccaccttgggcaacagagcgagaccctgtctcagaaaaaagaaaatgctccaTTATTGTGCATGTTCCTTTGTAGATGAAGGTGGAAATTTTTGTAATACCTATGTAGGGTATACTAGAAATGGGTATTCATAAACCCAATTTGACCATGTAGTGTCAGACCCCTACAATGCTGCTTTGGGCCCGAGATCCTGGTCAGAACTCTCAGCTCCTGTGTTTctcagagtccagaaatagtGTCTTATTCCCCAACCCTCCACATAATCCCATGAGCAGCAGGGGCCAAGAATTGCTTTATCCCCACATTCCTGCCAACACTTGTCTTTCCCAGCTTTCTGATCCTTAGCAGTATGATAGACGTACAACTTGATGGATTGCATTTCTCTGGTTATTGTTGGGTTTGTGCATTTCttcactttgtttgtttgttttgttttgttttgttttgagacagagtcttgttctgttgcctgggctggagtgcagtggcatgatctcggctcactgcaacctccagcttccgggttcaagcgatcctcccgccttagcctccatggtagctgggactacaggcacgcaccaccatgcctggctaatttttgtatttttagtagagatagtgtttcaccttgttggccaggctggtctcgaactcctgaccttgtgatctgagGCTAAAGCGATCCTTGAacattagcctcctgagtagctgggactacagccatgcttggctaatttttaaacttttttttttttggtgtagacagggtgttgcccaggctggtctcaaactactgacctcgagcaatcctcctggctcagcctcccaaaacactggaattactggcatgagccactgtgttgcccaggctggtcttgaactcctgacctcaagggatcctcctggctcagcctcccaaagcactgggattagaggcatgagccactgtgccggcttGCATCGTCTCCCTTGATCAGATTTGCCAGGGAACTAACTCAATCTTTTCATAAAATGGATCTTTTTTGTAAtgatgtttgttgttgtttactatttcattgatttctgctatcatccttatttccattatttttttggGTAGGAGAGATTTGCTTTGTTGCTCCTTATACAATTTCTTGAACTAATTTGtgagcatatttattttttaatgcttcatATTTCCTGatacatgtatttaaaagtataaatttactTCTAAATACTGCATTAGCTGCCGTGTCTCAAATtttgatgtatatattttaaaaaccctttaattttgaaatgattattGGCTTACAGGAAGTTGCAAAAGTGGTACATAGAGTCCCTTGAGTCCTTCCTCCAGCTTCCCTATAGGGGCATCTTATATAACCATAGTATACAAGCAAGAAATTGACATTTGTACAATACTGTTTGtacaatctctactcactgcaacctccatccccggggctcaagtggtcctcccacctcagcctcccaagtggctgggaccacaggtgcatgccaccacgcctggccaatttttgtatattttgtaaagatgaCCTTTTGTCGTGATGCCTGGGCTGGTGTACAGTACTCTTTAACTAGACTTCAGACCTTATTCAGTTTCCAGCAGATTTTACATGcacttatgtgtgtgtatgtgtgtgtgtgtgtctgtgtgtgtgtgtctgtgtctatgtctgtgtgtgaatgtgtgtgttatgtagtatgtttattattattaagttctaaatacttttttttcaaaaatagagtccctgtctgttgcccaggctggagtgcagtggcgcgatcttggttcactgcaacccccgcctcctgggttcaagcgattctcgtgcttcagccccctgagtagctggcactataggctcgtgccaccacccctggctaatttatattttatagtagagatggggttttaccatgttggcaggctggtcttggactcctgacctcaggtgatccgcctgcctcagcctcccaaagtgatgggattacaggcgtgagccaccgctcctgacCTCAGTTCTGAATACTTTCAAATTTCCATATTGAACCAAGGGTTATTTAGTGATATGttaacttacacacacacacacacacacacacacgagtttgAAGCATCTATTTGTTGCTCTGATCTCATTGCCTCTGGCTGGAGAACAGCCTGCATTATCAATAAGCCAGGATTCTCTGCTCAGCACCTTGTCCAATGGGAGGACGTAAGTGGGAGAGTGAGAGTCCTGCTTTGAGAAGCTAACATGGTGGGTGGTGCAGGTTAGACTGGAGGGCAGATAGTGGAGATGGGAAGACCTGTGATCCAGAAGGTCTGAGGGAGCCTATGTCCCAGAAGCTGACGCAATCAACTTTCTGCTCCAGAAACAGTGACCCAGAGACAGGTGGACAAAGAATCTGGGGATTGACAGGAACTGAGCTTGGGATCCAGACTGAAACTGATTTCAGACTGACCTCTAGCACCCAGGACCCAGACACAGGACCATGGGACCCCAGCATTTGAGACTTGTGCAGCTGTTCTGCCTTCTGGGGGCCATCTCCACTCTGCCTCGTATGTCCTGTGGGGCTGGATGCTATAAGACCCAGAAAGGTGGGAGGCTGGATTCATGTCACTGGTGGAAGGAGGGCTGGGTATCTAGGTTTCGCTGGGGACAGGACCTATGGGGACTGAACTCTTGGTTGGCAGTTCAAGGGCTCAGAAGGTGATGTGAGGGGCCAATGATTGGGAGAGCATTCTCTTTTTAGGGGTTGGAGCTCTTTTGTGCTATGAAGCAACAGCCTCAAGATTCAGAGCTGTTGCTTTCCATAACTGGAAGTGGCTTCTGATGAGGAACATGGTGTGTAAGCTGCAAGAGGGCTGCGAGGAGACGCTAGTGTTCATTGAGACAGGTGAAGCAGGTTAAGTTTGATCCATTTCCTTTTGCTTGCTCTTCTGACCCCCAGCTCTGCTCCCAGCACCCAGGGACTCTAGACTGGAATTCCACATAGttactaaatatataaacaatttttttttttgagatggggagtcttactatgttgcccaggctggtctcaaactcctgagctcaagtgatctgcccaccttggcctcccaaagtgtcaggattacaggcatgagccactgtgcctggccattattTATGTTCTGGATAATGTCAGACACTGGCAGAAGAGGAGCACAGCTCCACTGGTTGTGGTGTGGGCTGGATAAGTGGGTAGAATGGAGGTGGACAGATCCTTGGAGGAGGGCACAAGGGAGAGAggagtgggggcgggggtggtCCTGCACAGGAAGAATGAGGAGATCAAGATGGAGACCCCAGCATCTGAGCCCTGTGCAGCTGCACTGAGTGGACACGGGTTGGGGAGGGAGGCAAAGATTGTGACAGGCAGGGTGGGTGCAGAAAGAGCTAGGGGGAGGGAGGACTCTGGGTGAGGCCAGTGACACTGATCCGAGCTCTCTCAATCCTCTGCTCCTCAGGGACTGCAAGGGGAGTTGTGGGCTTTAAAGGCTGCAGCTCATCTTCGTCTTACCCCGCGCAAATCTCCTACCTTGTCTCCCCACCGGGAGTGTCCATTGCCTCCTACAGTCGCGTCTGCCGGTCTTATCTCTGCAACAACCTCACCAGTTTGGAGCCTTTTGTGAAACTTAAGGCCAGCGCTCCTAAGTCTATCATATCTGCTTCCCGTAGCTGCCCGACCTGTGTGGGCGAGCACACAAGGGATTGCCTCCCAAATTTTGTCACCACTGATTCTTGCCCCTTGGCTGCCTCTACGTGTTACAGTTCCACCTTAAAACTTCAGGCAGGTGAGAGGAAAGGAATTTTGTTTATCAAATGCCTACTCTGCCAGGTGCTGTCCAGCACCTTCACATCTCAGAGAGGCTGGTGGGATCCGGAGATGGGATTGGGGTTGCAAGGGACAGGGCGCATGAATTccaaggaagaaggggaaggtgCCTGGTGCCTAAGTCTCTGATGGGAGAGCAGGTGTTCTGGTTTGTGAGGGGCCTCTGGGAAGAGGGCAGgggtcttttatttatttatttatttatttatttatttatttattttgagatgaagtcttgctctgttgcccaggctggagtgcagtggtccgatctcggctcactgcaacctctgcctcccaggttcaagtgattctcataccccagcctcctaagtagctgggattataggcatgtgccaccatgcctggctaatttttgtatttttaagggagatggggttttgccatgttggccaggctagtctggacctcctggcctcaagtcctctagtgatccacctgcctcggcctcccaaagtgctgggattacggggtgagccactgcgcctggctaaagGCAGGGCTCTTGAGTCTTGAAAGTGTTCCTGACTTCTCCCTGTCTTCCTTACAGGGTTTCTCAATACCACCTTCCTTCTCATGGGCTGTGCTCGTGAACATAACCAGCTTTTAGCGGATTTTCATCATATTGGGAGCATCAAAGTGACCGAGGTCCTCAACACCTTAGAGAAGTCTCAGATTGTTGGTGCAGCATCCTCCAGGCAAGGTCCTGCTTGGGGTGTCCTCTTAGGCCTCCTGTTTGCCTTCAGGGACTGACCATCTAGCTGCACCCGACAAGCACCCAGACTCTTTCACATAACAAATAAAATAGCAGAGTTCCCTTTCTGTGTTGTCCTGTGGTCCATGAGAATGCAGAGGTGAGGAAGGTGTGAGGAAGGCCAAGCATGTCTAGGG includes:
- the LYPD4 gene encoding ly6/PLAUR domain-containing protein 4 isoform X2, whose protein sequence is MGPQHLRLVQLFCLLGAISTLPRMSCGAGCYKTQKGTARGVVGFKGCSSSSSYPAQISYLVSPPGVSIASYSRVCRSYLCNNLTSLEPFVKLKASAPKSIISASRSCPTCVGEHTRDCLPNFVTTDSCPLAASTCYSSTLKLQAGFLNTTFLLMGCAREHNQLLADFHHIGSIKVTEVLNTLEKSQIVGAASSRQGPAWGVLLGLLFAFRD
- the LYPD4 gene encoding ly6/PLAUR domain-containing protein 4 isoform X1; this translates as MGPQHLRLVQLFCLLGAISTLPRVGALLCYEATASRFRAVAFHNWKWLLMRNMVCKLQEGCEETLVFIETGTARGVVGFKGCSSSSSYPAQISYLVSPPGVSIASYSRVCRSYLCNNLTSLEPFVKLKASAPKSIISASRSCPTCVGEHTRDCLPNFVTTDSCPLAASTCYSSTLKLQAGFLNTTFLLMGCAREHNQLLADFHHIGSIKVTEVLNTLEKSQIVGAASSRQGPAWGVLLGLLFAFRD